In a genomic window of Bradyrhizobium ontarionense:
- a CDS encoding ABC transporter ATP-binding protein — MMPPSGPGLAAVRGAESPAAARTRIAVQGLMKTYNTGSGEFVAVDNVSFEVGEGEFVALLGPSGCGKSTILNMVAGLLPRSGGRILIDGDAVETGKVNPRVGYVFQRDTLFPWRTVEQNIGYGLEIAGVSKPERAARVADAVGKAGLIGFGRSFPRMLSGGMRQRVALMRTLILEPEILLMDEPFGALDTHTKLEMHKTLLEIWERERQTVLFVTHDLGEALTLASRIILLSARPGRLKDDFEVSFSRPRDAVGLRETAEFGRLYSHIWHSLGEEFRRTKAD, encoded by the coding sequence ATGATGCCGCCCTCTGGTCCAGGCCTCGCCGCGGTGCGAGGCGCGGAGAGTCCCGCCGCGGCGCGAACCCGGATCGCGGTGCAGGGACTGATGAAGACCTACAACACCGGCAGCGGTGAATTCGTCGCCGTCGACAACGTCTCGTTCGAGGTCGGCGAGGGCGAATTCGTCGCCCTGCTGGGGCCGTCCGGTTGCGGCAAGAGCACGATCCTCAACATGGTCGCCGGGCTGCTGCCGCGCTCGGGCGGACGCATCCTGATCGACGGCGACGCCGTCGAGACGGGCAAGGTGAACCCCAGGGTCGGCTATGTGTTTCAGCGCGACACGCTGTTTCCCTGGCGAACGGTCGAGCAGAATATCGGCTACGGGCTCGAAATCGCCGGGGTGTCGAAGCCCGAACGCGCCGCGCGTGTCGCCGATGCCGTCGGCAAGGCGGGCCTGATCGGCTTTGGCCGCAGCTTTCCGCGCATGCTCTCCGGCGGCATGCGCCAGCGCGTGGCGCTGATGCGCACGCTCATTCTCGAACCCGAGATCCTGCTGATGGACGAGCCGTTCGGCGCGCTCGATACCCACACCAAGCTGGAGATGCACAAGACGCTGCTCGAGATCTGGGAACGCGAGCGGCAGACAGTGCTGTTCGTGACCCACGACCTCGGCGAGGCGCTGACGCTGGCAAGCCGCATCATCCTGTTGTCAGCGCGACCGGGGCGGCTGAAGGACGATTTCGAGGTCTCGTTCTCGCGGCCCCGCGATGCTGTCGGCCTGCGCGAGACGGCCGAGTTCGGGCGGCTCTATTCCCACATCTGGCATTCGCTCGGCGAGGAATTTCGCCGCACCAAGGCTGACTGA